From the Helicobacter sp. MIT 05-5293 genome, one window contains:
- the dksA gene encoding RNA polymerase-binding protein DksA — translation MIDYSFFESLLKERLHKICQSIDTKNSRIKSIQDTHFKDENDMVSAFLQGNLAMSVIDLYHAEMSDIQRSLQKIKEGVYGICEMCDDEIDVERLKVKPHAKYCIKCRELFEKNQKQKG, via the coding sequence TTGATAGATTATAGTTTTTTTGAATCGCTGTTAAAAGAGCGTTTGCACAAAATATGTCAAAGTATTGATACAAAAAATAGTCGTATTAAAAGCATTCAAGATACACATTTTAAAGATGAAAACGATATGGTAAGCGCATTTTTGCAAGGGAATCTTGCTATGAGTGTTATTGATTTGTATCATGCAGAAATGAGTGATATTCAACGCTCTTTGCAAAAGATTAAAGAGGGCGTGTATGGCATTTGCGAAATGTGCGATGATGAAATTGATGTCGAGCGGCTAAAGGTAAAGCCTCACGCAAAGTATTGCATCAAATGCCGAGAACTATTTGAAAAAAATCAAAAACAAAAAGGATAA
- the cysE gene encoding serine O-acetyltransferase gives MGFWGIIREDFRIILEKDPAINSKIELFFNYPGLIALVHYRIAHRIYNRGFKAIARIIMGLTGFLTNVDIHPAAKIGRRVFIDHAIGVVIGETAEVGNDVTIYQGVSLGGTNLNKVKRHPTICDGVVIGAGAKILGNIVIGENAKIGANSVVIKDVPKDCTAVGIPAKVIIKGQSKEASAINKLPDIDKALFEYLFKRMQILENAHNNDDCKKEIEYLEKLYASFLESLKA, from the coding sequence ATGGGTTTTTGGGGTATCATTCGCGAAGATTTTAGGATTATCTTAGAAAAAGATCCTGCAATCAATAGTAAAATTGAGCTATTTTTTAATTATCCTGGCTTGATAGCACTTGTGCATTATCGTATCGCTCACAGAATCTATAATCGCGGATTTAAGGCAATTGCTCGTATTATCATGGGGCTTACAGGGTTTTTGACAAATGTCGATATTCACCCAGCTGCTAAAATCGGCAGAAGAGTTTTTATCGACCACGCTATTGGTGTTGTGATTGGTGAAACTGCTGAAGTCGGCAATGATGTAACCATTTATCAAGGGGTAAGTCTTGGCGGGACAAATCTTAATAAAGTCAAACGCCACCCGACAATCTGTGATGGTGTTGTGATTGGTGCGGGTGCGAAGATTCTAGGAAATATCGTCATCGGTGAAAATGCAAAAATCGGCGCAAATTCTGTCGTGATTAAAGATGTGCCTAAAGATTGCACTGCTGTGGGGATTCCTGCAAAAGTGATCATCAAAGGGCAATCAAAAGAGGCAAGTGCTATCAATAAACTGCCCGATATTGATAAGGCACTTTTTGAATATCTCTTTAAGCGTATGCAGATTCTGGAAAATGCGCACAATAATGACGACTGCAAAAAAGAAATCGAATATCTTGAAAAGCTTTATGCAAGCTTTCTAGAATCTCTCAAAGCCTAA
- the speA gene encoding arginine decarboxylase — translation MVDYGINFWSNNDFIIQDGKVKVNHKNKPALIDIVQEAREKGYKGPLLLRFPHLIRNQVDKVFNAFEDAIKEYSYKGQFKAVFPLKVNQMPNFVLPLVEQSKDKCYGLEAGSKSELILAMAYTNKHSPITVNGFKDKEMISLGFNAANMGHDITLTIEGLNELETIIEVAKEMGEPYPNIGLRIRLHSTGIGIWAKSGGINSKFGLTSTELLEAINMLEKENLLHKFTMIHFHIGSQISDISPLKKAIREAGNIYAELRKKGAKNLTCVNIGGGLAVEYTQHEGKNHRNYNLSEFSGDVVFSLREIMKNKKEPEPDIFIESGRFIAASHAVLIAPVLELFSHEYDEKALKLKEKNPPLIEELFDLYNTIGEKNAIECLHDSLDHMESLLTLFDLGYIDLQDRSNTEVLVHLLIKKVIKLLKYKNHNEILQIQEQVQERYLLNCSFFQSLPDYWGLGQPFPVMPLDRLNRRPNRSASLWDITCDSDGEIAFNATQPLFLHDVDVTKEEYFVGFFLVGAYQEVLGMRHNLFTHPTEFSIEFDDDLNKGYELTHLIEAQTILDVLDDLDYDTKDIERRLKQHIEDNQNLDEEGKKEMLGMLYVMLSENGYLRTIATNKGE, via the coding sequence ATGGTAGATTATGGGATTAATTTTTGGAGCAATAATGATTTTATTATCCAAGACGGAAAAGTCAAGGTTAATCACAAAAACAAACCCGCCCTCATTGACATTGTGCAAGAAGCAAGAGAAAAGGGTTATAAAGGTCCTTTGCTATTGCGCTTCCCTCATTTGATACGCAATCAAGTCGATAAAGTTTTTAACGCCTTTGAAGACGCTATCAAAGAATACTCTTACAAAGGGCAATTTAAGGCTGTTTTCCCCCTCAAAGTCAATCAAATGCCTAATTTTGTCCTTCCTCTTGTCGAACAAAGTAAAGATAAATGCTACGGATTAGAAGCAGGAAGTAAATCAGAGCTTATTTTAGCTATGGCTTACACTAACAAACACTCGCCTATCACCGTCAATGGATTCAAAGATAAAGAAATGATTTCTTTAGGCTTTAACGCTGCAAATATGGGACACGATATTACACTTACGATTGAGGGGTTAAACGAGCTAGAAACGATTATTGAAGTGGCAAAAGAAATGGGTGAGCCCTATCCCAATATCGGACTTAGAATCCGCCTCCATAGCACAGGTATCGGTATTTGGGCAAAAAGCGGTGGGATTAACTCCAAATTTGGACTGACAAGCACCGAGCTTTTAGAGGCTATCAATATGCTTGAAAAAGAAAATCTTTTGCACAAATTTACCATGATACACTTTCATATCGGCAGTCAAATCAGCGATATTTCTCCGCTTAAAAAAGCCATTCGTGAAGCGGGCAATATTTACGCAGAGCTTCGCAAAAAAGGTGCAAAGAATCTCACATGCGTAAATATCGGTGGGGGATTAGCTGTCGAATACACCCAACACGAGGGTAAAAATCATCGTAACTACAACTTGAGCGAATTTAGCGGCGATGTCGTGTTTTCTTTACGCGAAATTATGAAAAACAAAAAAGAACCCGAACCTGACATTTTTATAGAATCTGGACGCTTTATCGCGGCAAGCCATGCAGTCTTAATCGCCCCCGTTTTAGAGCTTTTCTCGCATGAATACGATGAAAAAGCCTTAAAACTCAAAGAGAAAAATCCACCTTTGATTGAAGAGCTTTTTGATCTTTACAACACGATTGGAGAAAAAAACGCCATCGAATGCCTCCACGATAGTCTCGACCATATGGAATCTTTGCTCACACTCTTTGACTTAGGCTATATTGATTTACAAGATCGGAGCAATACCGAAGTGCTTGTGCATTTACTCATCAAAAAAGTAATCAAACTCCTTAAATACAAGAATCACAATGAAATCTTACAAATCCAAGAACAAGTGCAAGAACGATATTTGCTCAACTGCTCGTTTTTCCAAAGTCTGCCTGATTATTGGGGATTAGGACAACCTTTCCCTGTGATGCCTCTTGACCGACTGAATCGCCGACCTAATCGAAGTGCAAGCCTATGGGATATTACTTGTGATTCTGATGGAGAAATTGCTTTTAATGCCACACAACCCTTATTCCTGCACGATGTCGATGTTACTAAAGAAGAATATTTTGTTGGGTTTTTCCTTGTAGGAGCTTATCAAGAAGTGCTTGGAATGCGGCACAATCTCTTCACACACCCCACAGAGTTTAGTATCGAATTTGACGATGATTTGAATAAAGGCTATGAGCTTACACATCTGATAGAAGCACAAACAATCCTTGATGTGCTTGATGATTTGGATTATGACACAAAAGATATTGAACGGCGACTGAAACAACATATCGAAGACAATCAGAATCTTGACGAAGAGGGCAAAAAGGAAATGCTTGGCATGCTCTATGTAATGCTTAGTGAAAATGGTTATCTACGCACTATCGCGACCAACAAAGGTGAATAA
- the ybeY gene encoding rRNA maturation RNase YbeY — MMRNGLIAKDLSHYILEVVAVDSDSMRMINAEYRGKDQTTDVLSFPLEDWLSAWTQENAQDSQNLCDYDANEERLAGMQPCLGSVVINVELAKSVANRLGHSVQDEIALLFVHGFLHILGYDHEVDNGEQRALEQEIIESLGLGESLIVRVEST, encoded by the coding sequence ATGATGCGCAACGGGTTGATTGCTAAGGATTTATCACATTATATCTTAGAAGTGGTAGCTGTGGATTCTGATTCTATGCGTATGATCAATGCAGAATATAGGGGAAAAGACCAAACTACCGATGTGCTAAGTTTTCCTTTGGAGGATTGGCTCTCTGCTTGGACGCAAGAAAATGCTCAAGATTCACAGAATCTGTGTGATTATGATGCAAATGAGGAGAGATTAGCAGGAATGCAGCCTTGTTTGGGAAGTGTGGTGATTAATGTCGAGCTTGCCAAAAGTGTCGCAAATAGGCTAGGGCATAGTGTGCAAGATGAGATAGCATTACTTTTTGTGCATGGGTTTTTGCATATTTTAGGCTATGATCATGAAGTCGATAATGGTGAGCAAAGGGCATTGGAGCAAGAGATTATAGAATCTTTGGGTTTAGGGGAAAGCTTGATCGTGCGTGTGGAATCTACTTAA
- a CDS encoding HNH endonuclease family protein → MIRLFAKTDCILIKMNGKYKKSYDLIEKYQDKNTTLLTESIKDYIRGLKVVESNINDFVQHTFNQTHKKVFHYLFIEKECRGIDDGHLRNLLTNEDNGKKTTQTQEHIISQSVFDKDKKDIIENKKFDNKDDLGNYIHTYGNFLSLEKRLNSEGKDRSDSEKREAYSKSALPFVRSFNPENINKQSIIKRNDEMKQWLKEEFFKDFL, encoded by the coding sequence ATGATAAGACTTTTTGCCAAAACAGATTGCATTTTGATTAAAATGAATGGAAAATATAAAAAGTCTTATGATTTAATCGAAAAATACCAAGACAAAAATACTACGCTGCTTACAGAATCTATAAAAGATTACATTAGAGGATTAAAAGTCGTAGAGAGTAATATTAATGATTTTGTGCAACATACTTTTAATCAAACACACAAAAAAGTATTTCACTATCTTTTTATCGAAAAAGAATGTAGGGGGATTGATGATGGACATTTAAGAAATCTTTTAACCAATGAAGACAATGGCAAAAAAACTACCCAAACCCAAGAACATATTATTTCTCAAAGTGTTTTCGATAAAGACAAAAAAGACATAATCGAAAACAAAAAGTTTGATAATAAAGATGATTTAGGAAATTATATCCACACTTATGGCAATTTTCTTTCACTTGAAAAGCGATTAAACAGCGAGGGTAAAGACAGATCAGATTCTGAAAAAAGAGAGGCTTATAGCAAATCTGCCCTGCCATTTGTAAGGAGTTTCAATCCAGAAAATATCAATAAACAATCTATCATCAAACGCAACGATGAGATGAAACAATGGCTTAAAGAGGAGTTTTTCAAAGACTTTTTATAA
- a CDS encoding DUF262 domain-containing protein, which produces MSENSTLEKIFREYHLFSIPSYQRDYAWEIRNFEELWEDLKESIELENTDSDKGHFLGTIVVTPNNQNQNSVDVIDGQQRLTTTFMLLLALWEKLSEEKRDHIGKGFLYEDYKEKTYKLQVSESNREFFRQILESSNQAHLPSKGKLDIKPATQGQNNLYDVFNCILGKIKVFDSKEADSYFTKLINMRLICFKEHNVGAAIRTFQSVNDRGVPLRLLDKLKSLLIYYSNRYCVDDKLDSKINQNFGEIFRFSSQIFAHPYRSTIFATQSN; this is translated from the coding sequence ATGAGCGAAAATAGCACATTAGAAAAAATTTTTAGAGAATATCATTTGTTTTCAATCCCTTCGTATCAGCGAGACTACGCGTGGGAGATAAGAAATTTTGAGGAATTGTGGGAAGATTTAAAAGAAAGTATAGAGCTAGAAAACACAGATTCAGATAAGGGGCATTTTCTGGGCACAATTGTCGTAACTCCCAACAATCAAAATCAAAATAGTGTTGATGTGATTGATGGGCAGCAAAGGCTTACTACCACTTTTATGCTCCTTCTTGCATTGTGGGAAAAATTAAGTGAAGAAAAACGAGACCACATTGGTAAAGGATTTCTTTATGAAGATTACAAAGAAAAGACATACAAACTCCAAGTGAGCGAGAGTAATAGAGAATTTTTTAGACAGATTCTAGAATCTAGCAATCAAGCCCATCTCCCAAGCAAAGGCAAACTCGATATAAAACCAGCCACTCAAGGACAAAACAACCTCTATGATGTTTTTAACTGCATACTTGGCAAAATAAAAGTTTTTGATTCAAAGGAAGCTGATAGCTACTTCACAAAGCTTATCAATATGCGCTTGATATGCTTCAAAGAACACAATGTGGGAGCAGCTATCCGCACCTTTCAAAGTGTGAATGATCGGGGTGTGCCATTGCGACTTTTGGATAAACTCAAATCTCTTTTGATTTATTATTCTAATCGCTATTGTGTTGATGATAAGCTTGATTCTAAGATTAATCAAAATTTTGGAGAAATTTTTAGATTCTCTTCGCAAATATTTGCTCACCCCTATCGTTCAACAATTTTTGCGACACAATCAAATTAA
- a CDS encoding TM2 domain-containing protein, translating into MENTQNQSQESNNVIQASLVAGNWEGKVPKESLELLKGRLSKITDEQRIASFNMLQLKSPIIGLILGLMFGWIGVDRYYKGDIGLGIIKFLTCFIVIGFIWAIVDLFLVWKGIKSDNFNKINNQLLICGA; encoded by the coding sequence ATGGAAAATACACAAAATCAATCTCAAGAATCAAATAATGTCATTCAAGCCTCACTTGTAGCGGGGAATTGGGAAGGCAAAGTGCCTAAAGAATCTCTTGAGTTACTCAAAGGCAGACTTTCAAAAATCACCGATGAGCAAAGAATCGCAAGCTTTAATATGCTCCAGCTCAAAAGCCCTATTATTGGGCTTATACTAGGACTTATGTTTGGCTGGATTGGCGTAGATAGATATTACAAAGGCGATATAGGACTAGGGATTATTAAATTTTTGACATGTTTTATAGTAATAGGCTTTATTTGGGCAATTGTGGATTTGTTTCTTGTGTGGAAAGGCATCAAAAGTGATAACTTCAATAAAATCAACAATCAACTTTTGATTTGCGGTGCATAA
- a CDS encoding TetR/AcrR family transcriptional regulator, with protein MSQSKTPKKTTQKILDISLNLFSTYGFESVKMQDIVNKLAHFGLSKGAIYHHFKNKEDILEAILTRYEEGASALWDIQHSQNNGRNKIQAIILQHLEHIAKHKALIRNCSAIFSSPRAITHRLQHNNICPILESFIEEGNADGSLNVAYPKPASEMLFWAIYVWLDNMFYPLSTMQYTHKMRHLRIMCEGVGLSVIDEEISVKALQVWKELVS; from the coding sequence ATGTCGCAAAGCAAAACACCCAAAAAAACCACACAAAAAATCCTTGATATATCACTCAATCTTTTCAGCACCTATGGTTTTGAATCCGTCAAAATGCAAGATATTGTCAATAAACTAGCACATTTTGGCTTGAGCAAAGGGGCAATTTACCATCATTTCAAAAACAAAGAAGATATTTTAGAAGCTATTTTGACGCGTTATGAGGAGGGGGCTAGCGCACTTTGGGACATTCAACACTCCCAAAACAATGGTAGAAATAAGATTCAAGCAATCATTTTACAACATTTAGAACATATCGCTAAACATAAGGCATTGATTCGCAATTGCAGTGCGATTTTTAGCTCACCTCGTGCAATCACTCACCGACTTCAGCACAATAATATCTGCCCCATTTTAGAATCTTTTATCGAAGAGGGAAACGCTGATGGCTCACTTAATGTCGCCTATCCCAAACCGGCAAGTGAAATGCTTTTTTGGGCGATATATGTATGGCTTGATAATATGTTTTACCCATTAAGCACAATGCAATACACTCACAAAATGCGGCATTTACGCATAATGTGCGAGGGTGTTGGGCTAAGCGTGATTGATGAAGAAATCAGCGTAAAAGCACTTCAAGTATGGAAAGAGCTAGTATCATAA
- the ruvX gene encoding Holliday junction resolvase RuvX — MTLACDVGIKKIGLAAFVEGIVLPLDPILRQNRNQAAKELASVLYSRHITHLVVGLPSNDQATHEAHEMEKRIKHFIDLLEFQGEIIYINEDYTSIEAFRDTLHMKKQSRAKAQKDGKIDSLSACIILERYIESYNN; from the coding sequence CTGACACTTGCTTGTGATGTCGGCATAAAGAAAATAGGGTTAGCCGCATTTGTTGAAGGCATCGTCTTGCCTTTAGATCCTATTTTGCGTCAAAATCGCAACCAAGCAGCAAAAGAACTAGCCTCTGTGCTTTACTCTCGTCATATCACACATTTAGTCGTAGGACTGCCTAGCAATGACCAAGCCACACATGAAGCACACGAAATGGAAAAACGCATTAAACATTTTATCGACTTGCTTGAGTTTCAAGGTGAAATTATTTATATCAATGAAGATTACACAAGCATTGAGGCTTTTAGAGACACATTACATATGAAGAAACAATCGCGTGCAAAAGCACAAAAAGATGGCAAGATAGATTCTTTGAGTGCTTGTATTATTTTAGAACGATATATTGAATCTTACAATAACTAA
- the dprA gene encoding DNA-processing protein DprA, with protein sequence MQTLNEIPLSLKILKNPPSKLFFKGNDKLLDSPHKIAIVGTRKPNPYTKTFVATLAHKITQMGGIIVSGGALGVDIIAHTHAFPHTIMFSPSSLDIIYPKNNAKMIRQMMERALVLSEYESPYEPQRYSFLERNRLVIALSEYVIIPQADLHSGSMQSALIAQKLGKPLYVLPHRIGESEGTNSLLAQGKAQAIYDISSFVASIFGINPSHNEENDEILQFCKNNPSFEEAFARFGDKLYEYELEGKIIRESGGIRVL encoded by the coding sequence ATGCAAACGCTCAATGAAATCCCTCTATCGCTGAAGATTCTGAAAAATCCTCCCTCAAAACTTTTCTTTAAGGGCAATGATAAATTGCTTGATTCCCCTCACAAAATCGCCATTGTAGGCACACGCAAACCCAATCCCTACACCAAAACTTTCGTTGCAACCCTTGCCCATAAAATCACACAAATGGGAGGTATAATCGTCAGTGGTGGGGCTTTAGGCGTGGATATTATTGCACACACACATGCTTTCCCGCATACTATTATGTTCTCACCCTCAAGCCTTGATATTATCTATCCCAAAAACAACGCCAAAATGATACGGCAAATGATGGAACGCGCCTTAGTGTTAAGTGAATATGAATCTCCTTACGAACCTCAACGATATAGCTTCTTAGAACGTAATCGCCTTGTCATCGCCTTGAGCGAATATGTGATTATCCCTCAAGCCGACCTTCACAGCGGCTCTATGCAAAGCGCACTGATTGCCCAAAAACTCGGAAAACCTCTTTATGTGCTGCCTCATCGGATTGGAGAGAGTGAGGGGACAAACAGCCTTTTAGCACAAGGCAAAGCGCAGGCAATTTATGATATATCTTCATTTGTTGCCTCTATCTTTGGTATAAACCCTTCTCATAATGAAGAAAATGATGAGATTCTGCAATTTTGCAAAAATAATCCCTCTTTTGAAGAAGCATTTGCGCGTTTTGGAGATAAGCTTTATGAATACGAACTAGAAGGCAAGATTATCCGAGAATCTGGCGGTATTCGTGTGCTGTAA
- a CDS encoding divergent polysaccharide deacetylase family protein translates to MRFVRVFLLLGIIFIQSIADSIIDTSSTLESPNQTPQIPIVNGFKKLYSLHADNFIFLESLSPTHSNDANQTQDNTILKNPTISNKPKILLIMDDIQNASQIKQIQSLPLKIIPSIFPKTKYNPKTPLIAQKNAFYMIHLPLEAQNFEQKELEPIKVGTSKDNIYAIIAQIKQDFPNLLYINNHTGSKFTQSEKDMLNLLSVFDELGLKFIDSVTTPHPASEKISHQQKRLIMQRDIFLDNEISTTHTKAQLKLAIQKAQKKGYIIAICHPHTSTFKALKQMSDELNHALEFVTPKELESYLSSQAITHYTRERFYANAQ, encoded by the coding sequence GTGCGTTTTGTAAGGGTATTTCTACTTTTAGGGATTATTTTTATTCAAAGCATTGCTGATTCTATCATCGATACTTCCAGCACTTTAGAATCACCCAATCAAACGCCGCAAATTCCCATTGTCAATGGATTTAAAAAGCTTTATTCTCTACATGCAGATAATTTTATTTTTTTAGAATCTTTATCGCCTACACACTCAAATGATGCCAATCAAACCCAAGACAACACGATTTTAAAGAATCCAACAATCTCTAACAAACCAAAGATTCTATTGATTATGGACGATATTCAAAATGCCTCACAAATCAAACAGATTCAATCATTGCCGCTAAAAATTATCCCCTCAATCTTTCCGAAAACAAAATACAATCCCAAAACTCCCTTAATCGCACAAAAAAATGCCTTTTATATGATACATCTCCCACTAGAAGCGCAAAATTTTGAACAAAAAGAATTAGAGCCTATCAAGGTAGGCACAAGCAAAGATAATATCTACGCAATCATCGCACAGATTAAGCAAGATTTTCCGAATCTACTTTATATCAACAATCACACAGGAAGCAAATTTACGCAAAGTGAAAAAGATATGCTTAATCTCTTAAGTGTTTTTGATGAATTAGGTTTAAAATTTATCGATAGTGTTACGACACCTCACCCTGCAAGCGAGAAAATTTCTCATCAGCAAAAGCGTTTAATTATGCAAAGGGATATATTTTTGGATAATGAGATTTCCACGACACACACAAAAGCCCAACTCAAACTTGCAATCCAAAAAGCACAAAAGAAAGGCTATATCATTGCGATTTGCCACCCACACACAAGCACTTTTAAGGCTCTCAAGCAAATGAGTGATGAGCTAAACCATGCACTTGAGTTTGTTACGCCCAAAGAGTTAGAATCTTACCTCTCATCACAGGCAATCACTCATTACACGCGAGAGAGATTCTATGCAAACGCTCAATGA
- the minE gene encoding cell division topological specificity factor MinE, giving the protein MSMMGIFRSSKSAQTAKDRLKIVLAHERTANIPYLEEMQEEILKVVYKYTRSSQVNITTNSNQNISTLEVEITLGDK; this is encoded by the coding sequence ATTTCAATGATGGGAATCTTCCGTTCTTCTAAAAGCGCACAAACAGCCAAAGATCGGTTAAAAATCGTCCTTGCCCATGAAAGAACGGCAAATATTCCCTACTTAGAAGAAATGCAAGAAGAAATTTTAAAAGTCGTGTATAAATACACACGCTCAAGTCAAGTCAATATCACCACTAATAGTAATCAAAATATCAGCACCCTTGAAGTAGAAATCACACTTGGGGATAAATAG
- the minD gene encoding septum site-determining protein MinD yields the protein MAEVITITSGKGGVGKSTATANLAVGIAEEIKESGKKVVAVDFDIGLRNLDMLLGLENRIVYDVIDVMEGKCNLSQALIMHKKTRNLYFLPASQTKDKTILDKEKVRKLLEELRAQFDYILIDSPAGIEGGFEHAILWADRALIVVTPEVSSVRDSDRVIGIIDAKSHKAQNNEEVQKHIIINRIKPDLVKKGEMLSQDDVLGILALPLIGLIPEDSKIITATNSGEPVIYTQSPSAKAYARIAKRILGQEVAFESLESEGVINTLKRIFQ from the coding sequence TTGGCAGAAGTCATCACTATCACTTCGGGTAAAGGAGGTGTAGGCAAATCTACTGCTACTGCTAATCTTGCTGTGGGTATTGCAGAAGAAATAAAAGAAAGTGGCAAAAAAGTCGTAGCGGTGGATTTTGATATTGGTTTACGCAATCTTGATATGTTGCTTGGGCTAGAAAATCGTATCGTTTATGATGTGATTGATGTGATGGAAGGCAAATGTAACCTTTCGCAAGCCTTGATTATGCACAAAAAAACACGGAATCTTTATTTTCTCCCTGCTTCTCAAACAAAAGACAAAACAATCCTTGATAAAGAAAAAGTCCGAAAGCTTTTAGAAGAATTACGCGCACAATTTGATTACATCTTGATTGATTCGCCTGCAGGGATTGAAGGGGGCTTTGAACATGCGATTTTATGGGCTGATAGAGCTTTGATTGTCGTAACACCAGAAGTAAGCTCCGTGCGTGATAGTGATCGCGTGATTGGCATCATTGATGCTAAGTCTCATAAAGCCCAAAATAACGAGGAAGTGCAAAAACATATCATCATCAATCGCATCAAGCCTGACCTTGTAAAAAAAGGTGAAATGCTTTCACAAGATGATGTGCTAGGCATTCTTGCATTGCCTTTGATTGGGCTTATTCCAGAAGATAGTAAAATCATCACCGCGACCAATTCAGGCGAGCCTGTCATCTATACACAAAGCCCAAGTGCCAAAGCCTATGCGCGCATTGCTAAAAGAATCTTAGGGCAAGAAGTAGCATTTGAAAGTCTTGAGAGTGAAGGTGTGATAAATACTCTCAAAAGGATATTTCAATGA
- a CDS encoding MBL fold metallo-hydrolase: MSDYLDYFSLANASRTHARTMTYKNRTIFCNENQEAILPPKVSWKEVARYYLHYPQDARPKNHVPFVDSDFKMCYFKPSIAWLGHSSLFLTFLHLHILVDPIFSMYASPFPFANRAFKQTKCFCADDFPPLFAVIITHSHFDHLDKASIMQIQEKTRYFICPLKVGDYLKSWKIPASKIIELDWWNGIALRESCAAQKDFVPQDLRKDKQESTKHQAILRIIATPSQHNSARMGGFNTTLWASFVIEFLGEDSQYTRVFLSGDGGYYTHFQRIKEAFGGFDLACLESGQYNQAWRFSHSFPHEIVQEAIDLKAKMVLPIHWGRFIAGTHAWNGVAKYLHQRLPPLGILCAIPQIGQVYTIGENPPTLKWWENE, from the coding sequence ATGTCTGATTATCTTGATTATTTTTCTTTAGCCAATGCTTCAAGGACACACGCACGGACTATGACTTATAAGAATCGCACGATATTTTGTAATGAGAATCAAGAGGCGATTTTGCCCCCTAAGGTCTCATGGAAAGAAGTTGCGCGTTATTATCTGCATTATCCTCAAGATGCGAGACCCAAAAACCACGTGCCTTTTGTCGATTCTGATTTTAAGATGTGCTATTTTAAGCCTAGTATCGCGTGGTTAGGACATTCATCACTTTTCTTGACTTTTTTGCATTTACACATACTAGTCGATCCTATTTTTTCGATGTATGCTTCCCCCTTTCCCTTTGCTAATCGTGCTTTTAAGCAAACAAAATGCTTTTGTGCAGATGATTTTCCACCACTTTTTGCTGTGATTATCACGCATTCACATTTTGACCATTTGGATAAGGCAAGTATTATGCAGATTCAAGAAAAGACACGATATTTTATTTGTCCCCTTAAAGTAGGGGATTATTTGAAATCATGGAAGATTCCAGCGAGTAAGATTATTGAGCTTGATTGGTGGAATGGCATCGCTTTAAGAGAATCTTGTGCTGCTCAAAAGGATTTTGTCCCACAAGATTTACGCAAAGACAAACAAGAATCCACAAAACATCAAGCGATTTTAAGAATCATCGCTACGCCCTCACAACATAATTCTGCACGAATGGGTGGATTCAATACGACTTTATGGGCAAGTTTTGTAATTGAATTTTTAGGAGAAGATTCTCAATACACAAGGGTTTTCCTTAGTGGCGATGGAGGATATTATACACATTTTCAGCGCATCAAAGAAGCATTTGGCGGTTTTGATTTGGCATGCTTGGAGAGCGGGCAATACAATCAAGCGTGGAGATTCTCGCATTCTTTCCCTCATGAGATTGTTCAAGAGGCTATTGATTTGAAAGCAAAAATGGTTTTGCCCATTCATTGGGGACGATTCATCGCAGGCACACACGCTTGGAATGGTGTGGCAAAGTATTTGCATCAGCGACTTCCTCCATTGGGCATTTTATGTGCGATTCCTCAAATAGGGCAGGTTTATACAATTGGAGAGAATCCACCCACACTCAAATGGTGGGAAAATGAATAA